In one window of Reinekea forsetii DNA:
- a CDS encoding diacylglycerol kinase, whose product MMTSEIPTPERVNGVKRLINATRYSWQGLLATVKHEEAFRQELLLLTAALVATPWLAQSWFHAIALVGSVILILIVEMLNSAIEALVDRVGLEFNELSGRAKDMGSAAVFLSISLAGMVWLVSLTQRLL is encoded by the coding sequence ATGATGACAAGCGAAATACCCACACCTGAGCGCGTCAACGGCGTAAAACGCCTGATCAACGCAACCCGTTACAGTTGGCAAGGCTTACTGGCGACGGTTAAGCATGAGGAAGCCTTTCGGCAAGAGCTCTTACTTTTAACGGCGGCCCTAGTGGCAACGCCTTGGCTGGCACAAAGTTGGTTCCACGCCATTGCGTTAGTCGGTTCGGTGATTCTTATTTTGATCGTCGAAATGCTGAACAGCGCTATCGAGGCCTTGGTCGACCGGGTCGGTCTGGAATTTAACGAATTATCTGGGCGGGCGAAGGACATGGGTTCGGCCGCGGTATTCTTAAGTATCAGCCTAGCCGGCATGGTCTGGTTGGTGTCCCTAACCCAAAGATTGTTGTAA
- a CDS encoding DUF4194 domain-containing protein codes for MHHELDRHLDQAGITRNEYSELLIRLLDYGVLCRDESQTEQLLYDRFVRIAEPVEEYLALIGVRVQHDSRFNFVRLFPPGAEVPGLADEERPFNNGMRVKLSQAEVATVLILRSLYDRALREGQLDEQGCVFVSIENIVIALRNLLKRTLPEKLTERRHLFGRLKQLRLIQLNQELTEESGDLWIRIRPMIISYVSDEVLSAILSGSELLPDEIDDEAGSDSERTDTHPNSAADGPGVLEQE; via the coding sequence ATGCATCATGAATTAGACCGACACCTCGACCAGGCGGGCATCACGCGTAACGAATACAGCGAGTTGTTAATTCGCTTGCTCGATTACGGCGTGCTATGTCGCGACGAGAGCCAAACCGAGCAACTGCTGTACGACCGATTTGTGCGCATCGCCGAACCGGTGGAAGAATATCTGGCGCTTATCGGGGTCCGTGTCCAGCACGATAGCCGCTTTAATTTTGTTCGTCTGTTTCCACCAGGAGCGGAAGTTCCCGGTCTCGCCGACGAGGAGCGGCCGTTTAACAATGGCATGCGGGTTAAGTTGTCACAGGCCGAAGTCGCCACCGTGCTGATTTTGCGCAGCCTTTATGACCGTGCCTTACGCGAAGGCCAGTTGGACGAGCAGGGCTGTGTTTTTGTCTCGATCGAAAATATCGTGATCGCGCTGCGCAATTTGTTAAAGCGCACCTTGCCGGAAAAACTAACTGAACGGCGCCATCTGTTTGGCCGCCTGAAACAGTTGCGACTGATCCAGCTGAATCAGGAATTGACCGAAGAATCCGGCGACCTGTGGATCCGGATTCGGCCGATGATTATCAGCTATGTCTCCGATGAGGTCTTATCGGCGATCCTCAGCGGTAGCGAGCTATTGCCCGATGAGATCGACGATGAGGCCGGTTCAGACTCTGAACGGACGGATACCCACCCAAACTCAGCGGCCGATGGCCCCGGCGTTCTCGAGCAGGAATAA
- a CDS encoding tetratricopeptide repeat protein translates to MHQSLYLLVTALLVSTHVLAWDDNRIDTLWRTNAPAELGQTLDTDGFGRLYAHYRLGQLALERGDKKAAKASLYLVLDELKDNYQDNDQAALYAASLGLSIGLKPWQAVFIAGRAEDAMTASEAMDTDHAPTAMVRGIGLFNTPALMGGDKEAALGHFNRALALYDGNEAWGLEDAWLWQIKALMALDRRAEAEVSARALLERYPDFISATEVLN, encoded by the coding sequence GTGCACCAATCCCTGTACCTGCTCGTTACTGCCCTCCTAGTCAGCACCCATGTGCTGGCCTGGGATGATAACCGGATCGATACCCTATGGCGTACCAATGCCCCGGCCGAATTGGGTCAAACACTCGACACGGATGGCTTCGGTCGCCTATACGCGCACTATCGACTGGGACAACTGGCACTGGAACGAGGGGATAAGAAGGCCGCCAAGGCCTCGCTCTATCTGGTTTTAGATGAGCTCAAAGACAACTATCAGGATAATGATCAGGCCGCCTTGTACGCCGCGAGCTTAGGCTTGTCGATCGGTCTAAAGCCCTGGCAAGCGGTGTTTATCGCGGGTCGGGCCGAGGATGCTATGACTGCTAGTGAAGCCATGGACACAGATCATGCGCCCACGGCCATGGTGCGTGGCATCGGTCTGTTCAACACGCCCGCGTTGATGGGCGGAGATAAGGAGGCGGCCTTGGGCCATTTCAACCGGGCCCTAGCACTCTATGATGGCAATGAAGCTTGGGGTTTAGAGGACGCTTGGCTATGGCAAATCAAGGCGTTAATGGCGCTCGACCGTCGGGCCGAGGCCGAAGTCAGTGCCCGAGCGCTGCTCGAGCGGTACCCAGATTTCATTTCGGCTACCGAGGTTTTGAACTAG
- the bcp gene encoding thioredoxin-dependent thiol peroxidase, with protein sequence MNALTLPPTGSPAPTFSALNQHGESVALQDLLGKRVVLYFYPKAMTPGCTTQACGIRDAQAEFAQRNTVVFGISPDAPARLVKFIANQSLNFDLLSDEDHQIAEQYGVWALKKFMGKEYVGIHRLTFIIDETGTLVHTMAKVQTKSHHDDVLAVLDAL encoded by the coding sequence ATGAACGCCCTGACCCTACCCCCGACTGGCAGCCCTGCGCCAACCTTTAGCGCCCTAAACCAGCACGGCGAATCCGTCGCACTACAAGATCTTCTTGGCAAACGGGTGGTGCTGTATTTTTATCCCAAGGCCATGACGCCCGGCTGTACGACCCAAGCCTGCGGCATTCGTGACGCCCAGGCCGAGTTCGCGCAGCGCAATACCGTGGTGTTCGGCATCAGCCCGGATGCCCCGGCTCGCCTGGTAAAGTTTATCGCCAATCAGTCGCTTAATTTTGATCTGCTCAGCGATGAGGATCATCAAATCGCCGAACAATACGGCGTTTGGGCGCTGAAAAAATTTATGGGCAAGGAATATGTTGGCATCCACCGACTGACCTTTATCATCGATGAGACAGGCACGCTGGTGCACACCATGGCCAAGGTTCAGACCAAGAGCCACCATGACGATGTGTTGGCCGTGCTCGACGCCCTCTAA
- a CDS encoding SEL1-like repeat protein, with protein sequence MLFRILQWAFHQRWLTWSKKLHGYLMKGFARLADRGDGDAQELYGFLLLFKGADQPSRSAGAQYLLRCVSVERPKVCWQLHRLYQEGKLVGFSQDSQRAQTYLDLAKQAGHPLALDLPLTEV encoded by the coding sequence ATGTTGTTTCGGATTCTGCAGTGGGCCTTCCATCAGCGCTGGCTAACCTGGTCGAAAAAACTTCACGGCTATCTAATGAAAGGTTTTGCCCGCTTGGCGGATCGAGGCGATGGCGATGCCCAGGAGCTGTATGGCTTTCTGTTGTTGTTCAAGGGTGCCGATCAGCCCAGCCGCAGTGCCGGGGCCCAGTACCTGCTGCGCTGTGTATCGGTTGAGCGTCCGAAAGTGTGCTGGCAACTGCATCGGCTCTACCAGGAGGGCAAGCTCGTGGGCTTCAGTCAAGACAGTCAGCGCGCTCAGACCTACCTTGACCTAGCCAAGCAGGCCGGGCATCCGTTGGCATTAGACCTGCCGCTCACCGAGGTCTAG
- a CDS encoding Wadjet anti-phage system protein JetA family protein, with protein sequence MLERLFLARQPADFLMFFDQYRAQFFRPLTSKYREQVIECLRELYRRLYTSSSADYGHALSREDVIDTFSAALVRAPILAADDDEPDTRFRTNREQANWVLNQLIDYGWIEKQVDEASLQSSFNFSRYGRTFTEPFVASGSASIRTRHRNTRNVRNAINSFMETGEAYDLLDAWEYSERIISDFTDVIAELDERKRSLVQQMESQVMVHQATIDFFDFMEKRFQPDLAIRLSADNVEKYRDEISQKIVQIRHQDRNFKQQVERRLRELLPEMVHEGQSVLWTLLDSIESRLQAASDIMLPALRKALQGFTKRADIIIRQMSYLASSSHNDMAKVCQQLVAQPRAEQDRLLVLAGDLMAVPRVGLVDPVHLYLHSRRSKRTFQLDVAEDRDEEFDRDAHRELVVQQWLDQAFLINDTQVRRFLARHLLAGEAVKTSDLPVDSAGELLSLAHAIEVGSANSLTDELQFSVEYSGSEPVASAYFHQQDQFEIRIRETLTAPEQGKNHAS encoded by the coding sequence ATGCTAGAGCGCTTATTTTTGGCGCGCCAACCGGCTGATTTTCTTATGTTTTTTGACCAATACCGAGCCCAGTTCTTCCGGCCACTGACGAGTAAGTATCGTGAGCAGGTAATCGAGTGTTTGCGAGAACTCTATCGTCGTCTCTATACCAGTTCCAGTGCCGATTATGGCCATGCTTTGTCACGCGAGGATGTTATCGACACCTTCAGCGCGGCCCTGGTGCGCGCGCCGATACTGGCGGCCGACGATGATGAGCCTGATACCCGCTTTCGAACCAATAGGGAGCAGGCCAATTGGGTCCTGAACCAGCTCATTGACTACGGTTGGATCGAGAAGCAGGTCGACGAAGCGTCGTTGCAGAGCAGCTTTAACTTCAGCCGCTACGGTCGAACCTTTACCGAGCCTTTTGTCGCCAGCGGTAGCGCCAGTATCCGCACCCGACATCGCAATACCCGCAACGTGCGCAATGCCATAAATTCTTTTATGGAAACCGGCGAAGCCTACGATCTGCTCGATGCGTGGGAATATTCCGAGCGGATTATCAGCGATTTCACCGATGTAATTGCCGAGCTCGACGAGCGCAAGCGCTCCTTGGTGCAACAGATGGAAAGTCAGGTCATGGTGCACCAGGCAACCATCGACTTTTTTGACTTTATGGAAAAACGCTTTCAGCCCGATTTGGCGATTCGCCTCTCGGCCGACAATGTCGAAAAATACCGTGATGAAATCTCCCAGAAAATTGTTCAAATCCGCCATCAGGATCGCAACTTTAAACAACAGGTGGAGCGCCGCCTGCGCGAGCTGTTGCCGGAAATGGTGCACGAGGGACAGAGTGTCTTATGGACCCTGCTCGACAGTATCGAGTCACGTTTGCAGGCCGCCAGCGACATTATGCTGCCAGCTTTGCGCAAGGCTTTGCAGGGCTTTACCAAGCGGGCCGACATCATTATCCGACAGATGAGCTATCTGGCCAGTTCGTCACACAACGATATGGCCAAGGTGTGTCAGCAACTGGTCGCGCAGCCGCGCGCAGAACAGGATCGCTTGCTGGTCCTAGCGGGTGACCTGATGGCGGTGCCGCGGGTTGGCCTGGTCGACCCCGTGCATCTGTATTTGCACAGTCGCCGCAGCAAACGGACCTTCCAGCTCGATGTCGCCGAAGATCGCGATGAAGAGTTTGACCGCGACGCACATCGTGAGCTGGTAGTGCAGCAATGGCTCGATCAGGCCTTCTTAATTAACGATACTCAGGTGAGACGCTTTTTGGCGCGACACCTATTGGCGGGTGAGGCCGTTAAGACCAGCGATTTGCCGGTGGACAGTGCCGGGGAATTGCTCTCATTGGCACACGCCATCGAAGTCGGCAGCGCCAATTCGCTGACTGACGAACTGCAGTTTAGCGTTGAGTATAGCGGCAGCGAACCGGTTGCGAGCGCTTACTTTCACCAACAGGATCAGTTTGAAATCCGCATACGTGAGACGCTCACGGCGCCGGAACAGGGTAAAAACCATGCATCATGA
- a CDS encoding asparaginase produces MAHFLIINTGGTIGMVHGDRGLEPRAGEIEAALSGQPALRDWQQHQLSWHHWDPLLDSSDLQPTHWYDLAATIRAHAHLAGVLIVHGTDTLAYTASALSYLLTDLSLPVVITGSMLPISAPDTDAIANLQLSLSALLAAKPEVVVALAGQLLPGSRVTKISTELDNSFAAPGWHEQRWALPANSQPMRIQKNWRPAAIGVLTLYPGIPMDGLMSMVDRFYRAIVINAFGNGNAAKDRALQRILSKALEKGIPVFVRSQCLNGAVDFRLYAAGAVFDENGAVACGAMPFEAVITKLQILCSEFDRSEQVIAGFNQQFAREWQ; encoded by the coding sequence ATGGCGCATTTTTTAATCATTAATACCGGTGGCACCATCGGTATGGTGCACGGTGACCGTGGCCTGGAACCCCGAGCCGGTGAAATTGAGGCGGCTTTGTCCGGCCAGCCGGCCTTGCGCGATTGGCAACAGCATCAGCTCTCTTGGCACCATTGGGACCCCTTGCTCGATTCCTCTGATCTGCAACCGACTCACTGGTATGACCTGGCGGCCACCATCCGTGCCCATGCTCATCTAGCGGGCGTATTAATTGTGCACGGCACCGACACCCTGGCCTATACCGCCTCTGCCCTGAGCTATCTACTCACCGATCTGAGCTTACCCGTGGTGATCACCGGCTCAATGTTGCCGATATCGGCGCCCGATACCGATGCCATCGCCAACCTACAATTGTCGCTGTCGGCACTGCTGGCTGCTAAACCTGAGGTTGTCGTGGCTCTAGCCGGACAGCTGCTGCCCGGCTCACGCGTTACCAAAATCAGTACCGAACTTGACAACAGCTTTGCGGCACCCGGTTGGCACGAACAACGTTGGGCCCTGCCCGCCAACTCTCAGCCCATGCGGATCCAAAAAAACTGGCGCCCAGCCGCAATTGGCGTGCTAACCCTGTACCCTGGCATTCCCATGGACGGTCTAATGAGCATGGTCGACCGTTTCTATCGAGCGATTGTGATTAACGCCTTCGGTAATGGCAACGCCGCCAAAGATCGGGCCCTGCAACGCATTTTGAGTAAGGCGCTGGAAAAAGGCATTCCGGTCTTTGTGCGCAGCCAATGCCTGAACGGTGCCGTCGACTTCCGGCTTTACGCCGCCGGCGCCGTTTTTGATGAAAACGGTGCCGTGGCCTGCGGTGCCATGCCGTTTGAGGCGGTGATCACCAAATTACAGATCCTCTGCTCCGAATTTGATCGCAGCGAGCAAGTCATCGCGGGTTTTAACCAACAGTTCGCGCGCGAATGGCAATAG
- a CDS encoding ArsR/SmtB family transcription factor — protein sequence MKSHNLPMEQLESKAGDASSLLKALSNKSRLLILCNLVSGEKNVGELNERIPLSQSALSQHLARLRRDRLVSVRKEAQTVYYRISSPEAEQVIEVLYNVYCRVDD from the coding sequence ATGAAGAGCCACAACCTACCCATGGAACAGTTGGAAAGCAAGGCAGGTGATGCCTCTTCCCTATTAAAAGCCCTCAGCAATAAAAGCCGATTATTGATTCTATGTAATCTGGTCTCGGGTGAAAAAAATGTTGGTGAACTCAATGAGCGTATACCCTTGAGTCAATCCGCCCTGTCCCAGCATCTGGCCCGTTTGCGTCGAGATAGGTTGGTTAGTGTGCGCAAAGAAGCGCAAACCGTCTACTATCGGATTTCCAGCCCCGAAGCTGAGCAGGTCATCGAAGTGCTCTATAATGTCTATTGTCGGGTCGACGATTGA
- a CDS encoding ATP-dependent helicase C-terminal domain-containing protein, with protein MNDVLPVEAIRQKVIQAWHQGGCIVSAPPGSGKTTRIPLWLLEQSERPIYLLIPKRIAVKLAADQLARNLGETVGQRVGYRLRNDSKTGAATRIIVTTYGSFLRLLLNEPDQMAQSTIILDEFHERSVDQDLVCALVNQYHDGLDDSVRRVIMSATLDIARVAEQLSLPVIESQGFSHPVQVDYQKTDVKRSDQVAQLIHRNWLANADHVLVFCPGMGEIRAIERNLPASCPIVILHGKLSQAPDLAALNDAPPSIILATNIAESSITLARVHSVIDLGQERYVSLHPVTGLAELKTRRISQASAKQRTGRAGRLGPGHSLRLWSRDQQAELIAHQPAELSYADLTETYLQCAFWGADRADLDWLEQPPTGRWRAAHNRLVAWGAIDPNGQIRAHGKLMVNVGLEPWLGHFLITAQSFDCLSAAIYLAAHLSSQEALQYDPFSQRSARSFKPAVIAEAQKLAQRFNQPHVLQFEPITEPALIQALADRLVYQLQSERAILISGTEVRSKAHFKVGQWWLLLDGIRSGRQILASAWLAVSTEAALAQRPIKERTEFDPSLAPKPFRKIRAVGQIRLSSQPCTPSREEKISAWVAYIETHGEQAFTWSKASALLRQRWLLLSGNQASWLSWPKQDQWLDLSLPFLNGLGQLHELSMVAVLNQYMGYANQQTLNRLCPDHWCAPSGRSVPLTYDPVHGQIQAQLKLQEAFGLATAPTIPAGVPIRLALTAPNGRPVAVVTDWSHFWLNIYPQIRKELRGRYAKHPWPDDPLTFKATAKTARQIRNPS; from the coding sequence ATGAATGATGTTTTACCGGTCGAGGCCATTCGACAGAAGGTAATCCAGGCCTGGCATCAGGGCGGTTGCATTGTCAGCGCGCCACCGGGCAGCGGCAAGACCACCCGAATTCCCCTCTGGTTGCTCGAGCAATCCGAGCGGCCCATCTATTTGCTAATCCCAAAGCGCATCGCCGTCAAACTGGCGGCTGATCAGCTGGCCCGCAACCTCGGTGAGACGGTCGGCCAACGCGTCGGGTATCGCCTGCGTAATGATAGCAAGACCGGTGCCGCTACCCGAATCATCGTTACCACCTATGGCAGCTTTCTGCGGCTGTTGCTCAATGAACCCGACCAAATGGCACAGTCGACCATTATTCTCGATGAATTTCATGAGCGCTCGGTGGACCAAGATTTGGTCTGTGCACTGGTCAATCAATACCACGATGGCCTAGACGACTCAGTCCGCAGAGTGATCATGTCGGCGACCTTAGATATAGCAAGGGTAGCCGAGCAACTCAGTCTGCCGGTCATCGAATCGCAGGGCTTCAGCCACCCGGTGCAGGTCGACTACCAAAAAACCGATGTTAAGCGTAGCGATCAGGTCGCCCAACTGATCCACCGCAACTGGTTGGCTAACGCCGATCACGTGCTAGTGTTTTGTCCGGGTATGGGCGAAATTCGCGCTATTGAACGCAACCTACCGGCCAGTTGTCCGATTGTGATTTTGCACGGCAAGCTGTCCCAGGCTCCCGACCTCGCGGCGCTGAACGACGCGCCGCCGAGCATAATTCTGGCCACCAACATTGCCGAAAGTAGCATTACCTTGGCCCGGGTCCACTCGGTCATCGACCTAGGGCAAGAACGTTACGTGAGCCTGCACCCGGTGACCGGTTTGGCCGAGTTGAAAACGCGGCGCATCAGCCAAGCCAGCGCCAAACAACGCACTGGGCGGGCCGGCCGGCTTGGGCCGGGTCACAGCCTGCGGCTCTGGAGTCGAGATCAGCAGGCCGAACTGATTGCGCACCAACCGGCCGAGCTAAGCTACGCCGACCTAACCGAAACCTATCTGCAATGTGCATTCTGGGGTGCCGACCGGGCCGACTTGGACTGGTTGGAACAGCCGCCAACCGGTCGCTGGCGAGCGGCCCATAACAGATTAGTGGCGTGGGGCGCGATCGACCCCAATGGTCAGATTCGCGCCCATGGCAAGCTGATGGTCAACGTGGGCCTGGAGCCCTGGCTAGGCCATTTCTTAATTACCGCCCAAAGCTTCGACTGCCTGAGCGCAGCGATCTATCTGGCCGCTCATCTGTCGAGCCAGGAAGCGCTGCAGTACGACCCCTTTTCCCAGCGTTCGGCGCGAAGTTTTAAGCCAGCGGTGATCGCAGAAGCCCAAAAACTGGCGCAACGCTTTAATCAACCCCATGTACTGCAGTTCGAGCCGATCACCGAACCGGCCCTGATTCAGGCCCTGGCCGACCGCCTGGTCTATCAACTCCAAAGCGAGCGCGCAATCCTGATTAGCGGCACCGAAGTGCGCAGCAAGGCACACTTTAAGGTCGGCCAATGGTGGTTGCTGTTGGACGGCATCCGCTCCGGGCGGCAAATTCTAGCCAGCGCCTGGTTGGCCGTGTCGACCGAGGCTGCATTAGCCCAGCGACCCATTAAAGAACGCACCGAATTCGACCCAAGCTTGGCGCCCAAACCCTTTCGAAAAATCCGTGCCGTCGGCCAGATACGCCTATCGAGCCAGCCATGCACCCCCAGTCGTGAAGAGAAAATCAGTGCTTGGGTGGCCTATATCGAAACCCACGGTGAGCAGGCCTTTACTTGGTCGAAGGCCTCGGCCCTGCTGCGGCAACGCTGGTTACTGCTGTCCGGAAACCAAGCCAGTTGGTTGAGCTGGCCAAAGCAAGATCAATGGCTTGACCTCAGCCTGCCCTTTCTGAACGGACTGGGGCAGTTACACGAGCTCTCTATGGTGGCCGTGCTCAATCAATATATGGGCTATGCCAATCAACAGACATTAAATCGTTTATGCCCAGACCATTGGTGCGCCCCCAGTGGCCGCAGTGTGCCGCTGACCTATGACCCGGTACACGGTCAGATCCAGGCCCAGCTTAAATTACAGGAAGCCTTTGGCCTTGCCACAGCGCCCACGATCCCGGCCGGGGTCCCCATTCGCCTAGCGCTCACGGCGCCCAATGGCCGACCGGTCGCCGTGGTCACCGATTGGTCACACTTTTGGCTCAACATTTACCCGCAGATACGCAAGGAATTACGCGGTCGCTATGCCAAACACCCGTGGCCAGATGACCCCCTGACCTTTAAAGCTACGGCAAAAACCGCTCGACAAATTCGCAACCCGAGCTAA